ATACCCTTTGAAATCATCTACAAAAACAAAGCGATGCCCTCAGAGGATTCCACCGGTCCGCAGACCTCCGGCTCATTGTTGAAGAGAAAACCGCTAATGATCTCAAATCTAAACCCCGAATACACTTTCGGCAATTTCGTCGTCGGTAGCGAAAATAAGGCTCTCTATGAAGTTGCACTGGATGTAGCTCAAAGTCCAGGAAAGTACAACCCCTTCTTCGTTTATGGAGGCGTAGGTCTAGGCAAGACACACCTTCTTCAAGCTATCGCTCAAGAAACCATGAGCAATTTTCCCGATAAGAAAGTGCTCTATATCACCAGCGAGCAGTTCATGAACGACATGATTCAGTCGATAAAAGAGAACAACATTCAGAAGTTCAGAGATCACTATCGAAAGAAGTCCGATATTCTTCTGATTGATGATATACAGTTTCTCATTGGAAAGAAGGGGGTTCAGAATGAGTTTTTCCACTCGTTCAATGAGCTTCATGACTCTAGAAAGCAGCTGATAATCTGTTCTGACAGAAATCCTGAGGAGCTGGAAACCTTTCACAGCAGGCTCAAATCAAGGTTCCAGATGGGGATGCTTATGTCGATCCAGGAGCCTCAACCTTCAACGAGGTTCCATATTGCTAAGCAACTGGCGCAGAGAGAATCGGTTTCACTGCCTGACGATGTTGCGAAAGTCCTTGCAGACAACATTGACGGGAACTTGAGAAGATTGCGGGGGGCGATTATAAAGCTCATTGTTCACAGCAGTGTTTTCAGATCTCAGATAGATCTTTCTCTGGCGACTCAGATTCTTCAGTCGTTCACAGGATCAGTGAATGTTCCTGTTTCTCAAAGACCTATCGACCAGATCTACTCTGCAATCGAGAAAATCATGAAAGTGACGAGAAAAGAGATCGAGTCAGGAAGCAGAAGCAAAGACATTGTTCTGGCAAGACAGCTGACAATGTACATCCTGAAGAATCATTTTGGAAAGCAAGTAACGGAGATAGCTAGAGAAACCGGGAAACAGCATTCGACTGTGATACATTCAGTGAAGAAGATAGATAAGAGCGTCATGATGGGTAAGGGCGCGACTAAGCTGCTGTTTGACGACATCATGGGGATCATTTCCTCCAGTTCTGCTGCTGTATAGAGTCTTTCAAGATCTCTCCCTGGTGAATGCTCTGAATCATACAATAAATCCGATAACTGTAATCAGAATATTTCATTCAGGAAGTCTCTTTTGCCTAGATGCGAGAGATAATTTCCTTGATTAGTGATGGCAGACGAGAGGTATAAATGAAATACACGGTTAGTGTTTCTCTTTTCTTAGTTATCTCGATGGTAATAATCGGAGTAGTATTCAATTCAACTGGCAGATCACTAGACAGGAGAAGACTCAGCAGATGAGTTCACAGCTGGTAATCTGGAGGATGGAGTTTATCTTGGAAGAGAAGGTTACGTTGCACTTGAGGTTGAGATACGGGATGGGAGCATAGTCGAGATAAGAATTGTTCAGAATCGTTCGGACAGATATGCCCGAAGTGCAGAAGTCTTAACAGACAGAATTGTCGAAGCCCAGAGTCTTGAAGTGGATCTTGTAACTGGAGCGACTGCATCAAGTGAATCGATTGTCGCTTCAGTGATGGCAGCAATAGGTGAAACCGAGAAATAGATTGCTGTTCATCAAAGAAAAAGTGATTCCAGAGAACAGGTCAATGTACCACTCAGCGCAACGTTTACATCTTTGCAGAATTGGGGATAGCCCTCAGTCTATTATTACATGGAGGCGGGTTAAAAGAAACTAATTATCGGATTGTTGAATTCTCCCGAAATCTTCCAATGACTTCCGATTCCCGTAAGTAAGATAGTACTCTCACCGCTCTTTGAGTCCTTCTTCTCTTCATACGAGTAGTCTAGAGTGAAGAACACACTTATTGTTGCTTCTCGCGAATCTCTTTCAGTTCCATGAACTTCCACTCTGTAAGTAATACCATCGTAGAGCTCAAAAAACTCACTATAGAAATAGGCGACGTCTTGTTTTGAAAGGAGCCTTCCCGAAGGACTTCCCGAAGTGGCGACCCAAATCTTTTCTGCATAAAGCTCAA
The nucleotide sequence above comes from Mesotoga sp. UBA6090. Encoded proteins:
- a CDS encoding FMN-binding protein; this encodes MEDGVYLGREGYVALEVEIRDGSIVEIRIVQNRSDRYARSAEVLTDRIVEAQSLEVDLVTGATASSESIVASVMAAIGETEK
- the dnaA gene encoding chromosomal replication initiator protein DnaA yields the protein MSNSIISTLKKKVSKKTWDNWFSTFELKEVEEEKVVFSVANLFIKDWLQTKYGGAISDSIAELLGKRIPFEIIYKNKAMPSEDSTGPQTSGSLLKRKPLMISNLNPEYTFGNFVVGSENKALYEVALDVAQSPGKYNPFFVYGGVGLGKTHLLQAIAQETMSNFPDKKVLYITSEQFMNDMIQSIKENNIQKFRDHYRKKSDILLIDDIQFLIGKKGVQNEFFHSFNELHDSRKQLIICSDRNPEELETFHSRLKSRFQMGMLMSIQEPQPSTRFHIAKQLAQRESVSLPDDVAKVLADNIDGNLRRLRGAIIKLIVHSSVFRSQIDLSLATQILQSFTGSVNVPVSQRPIDQIYSAIEKIMKVTRKEIESGSRSKDIVLARQLTMYILKNHFGKQVTEIARETGKQHSTVIHSVKKIDKSVMMGKGATKLLFDDIMGIISSSSAAV